CGACTACCGCTTCGGCCGTGGCGACGAGCCCCGCCTCTGCGAGCGCTGACCACGGATGCCGAAAGGGGCGGCGCGTCGTGTGACGCACCGCCCCTTCGAGCACCCGAGTGTTACTGGGTCTTCACGAGCAGCGCCTCGTCGGCACCCGACGCGTTGTCGACGACGACGACCATCGCGCCGAGCGGCTTCTGAGCCGCATAGGCCGAGGCACTGGTCCGCACCGTCACCGATGCCTTCCCGCCCTTCGGAACGACCTCGTACTGGCCGTTGCTGAAGGCGGGCTTGCTCGGGTCGTACGTAGCCGTCCCGGCGAACGCATCGCTCCCGTCGGTGGTCCCGCTGAACGACTGCACCGAGTAGGTGAACGGCCCCGTGATGCCCAGGTCGGCGAGGTTCACCGGCAGCAGGATGGTGCTGCTGTCCGTGGGCGCCTGGGAGAGGAATCCGCTCGGAACGAGCTCGCCGGTCTTGACGTTCTGGACGAACACCTCGGCCACCCCGTCGACGTCCCCGGCGCGCACCGCACCGGAGTCGTACGACAGGACCACCCAGTCGGGCTTGCCGTCGCGGTCCGAATCGATCACGACGTCGAACTCGTTGGACGCCGCGTTAGACCACCGCGAGAACGTGTTGATCGCGAACACCGCGAGCGGGTCACCCTCGGCCGTCGCGAACGACTGCACACCGGCGGCACGCAGGTCGTACCCGGTGTCGGTGATCGCCTTCGGAGCATCCCGCTTGTCCGACAGCCCCCACGTGTAGACGTCGGCGGCGGCGTCCAGCGCACCCTCGCGGTTGCGCAGTTCGAGGGCGCGGTCGCCGTCGGTGACACGTCCACGGGTGCTCAGCGCCCCCTTCACCGTCACGTCGCTGTTGGAGCGCGGGACGAGGAGGTAGGGCACGCGCAGTGTCGAGCCCGCGGCCGTGAGCACAACGTCTCCCGAGACCTCCGAGAACGAGAACTGGTCGTCGCCGTCCAGCGAGCTGGGAACCGACGAGGCCGGGATCGAGACGGAGACGTTCACGGTCTTGGTGCGTCCGGGGCGGACGGTGACCGACTTCGTGTTCGTCGTGACCTTGGCCTTGAGCGACTGCGCGGACGGCGCCGTCGAGACGCGGTACGTCACCGGCTTCGTGCCGTCATTGCGGACCGTGACCTTCTTCGTCCCGCCGAGCGTGTCCGTCGACTCGTCGAAGCCGAAGCTCAGAGCCGCTTCGCGCATGCGACCGCTGTCGGTGCGGAAGCTGTCTCCGGTCGCCGTCACCTTCGTCGCCACGGCCTGCGCCGTGTCGACGAGGCCGACACCACCACGGGTCGGATCGATCCCGGCGACGCCCTTCGGGTCGGCGGTGGAGACGAGAGCTGCCGAGATCTGCTCGGTGTCCCAGGTGGGGTGCGCCTGGACGGTGAGAGCAGCGACGCCGGCCACGTGGGGTGCGGCCATCGACGTTCCCGACAGCACCGCCGAGTCGCTTCCCGTGCCGACGGCGACGGAAGAGATCGACACTCCCGGAGCCGCGACGTCGGGGCTGATCGAGCTGTCGCCGCTGCGAGGTCCGGAGGAGCTGAACGACGCGTAGCCGCGGAAGGCGGGGTTCGCGATCTCCTGGGCCTTCACCGTCACGGCCGCGCCGTTCACGAAGGCGGCACCGGCGGAGGATCGGACGCCGAAGAACGGGATCGTCACCTCGTAGGGGGTCGCGTCGTCAGGGTTCTCGGTGATGGCGCCCTCGTACGGCGGAAGGTCGTTGGTCGAGTTGACCATGACAGCAGCTGCCGCGCCGGCCTGCTGCGCGAAGATCGCCTTCGCGGCACGCGCGCAGGTCCCGCGAGTCGACACCGCGATCTGGTTGCCGCCCTTTGCGACTCCGACGCGGGTGTAGTCGGATGCCGCGCATCCGAGCGACTCGTCCGCGGCGGTCGCGGGGTCGTCGGTGAGCCGCACGACCTTCAGCGTGCCGAGGCCCGTGAGCGACGCGCCGTTGGCGTTGATCGCTTCGACGGCCTTGCCGCCGACGGTGAGCGCTGCGCCGGGGAACGACGCGGTGCTGTCGACCGCGGATACGGCGATCACACCGTCACCGCTGCCCGGGGAGCCGGTGAGGTAGGGGCTCGGGCCGGAGTTGCCGGCGGATGCCACCACGACGACGCCCGCGCCCACGGCGTTGGCTGCCGCGACGGCGCTCGGGTCGTCTCCGGTGCCGAACGAGGAGCCCAGCGACATGTTGATGACGTCCATGCCGTTGTCGACGGCCCAGTCGATGGCCTGGATGGTCATCTCCGTCGAGCCGTCGCAGCCGAACACGCGAACGGCGTAGAGGTCGGCCTGGGGGGCGACGCCGGGGCCGATGCCGAAGTCCACCGAGGGGGTCTTGGCGTTGTAGGGGCCCTTGTATGTCGACCCGTCGGGCAGGACGCCTGAGCCGCCGGTCGTGCCCGCGACGTGCGAGCCGTGGCCTTCGCAGTCGAGCGGGTTGGAGTCGGGCTTCGGGACCAGCGCGTCGCCGGTACCGGCGGGGTCGTAGTCGTCGCCGACGAGGTCGATGCCGCCCTTGACGCGGGGAGCCTTCGGGCCGAACAGGGCCGGGTCGGCCGGCTGATCGGATGCCGCGGCTGCCGCTTCGTACGCGGCGGCGGTTCCGGGCCCGCCGAATCCGGCGTGCGTGTAGTCGATGCCGGTGTCGATGATGGCGACCTTGACGTTCTTGCCCGTGTATCCGGTGCTCTGCCACACCTGGGGGACGCCGAGGAAGGGAACCGAGACGGCGTTGTCGAGCTCGTGGCGGACGACGGGGTGGACGGCGACGACACCGGGAAGCGCGGCGACGTCATCGAGCTGCGCGGTGGGGACGGTGGCCTGGATGCCGTTGTAGGCGGACTGCATCTGCGCGCGGATCTTCCCGCCGCGCTGGGTGATGCCGGAGCGGATCGCGTCCTGCGCCGCCTTGAGGTCCTTCTTCACATCGGTGCGCTCGCGCTTGCTGAGCGAACGCCCTTCTTCCGCTTCGACGACGGCGACGGGGTCGCCCTCCATCTCGATCACGACCGAGACCTGCCGGTCGGGATCGATCGCCGCAGCCGAGAACGAGCTGTCGATCGCTCCGCTCGACGTGCTGCGCTCGAATCGCGCGGTGGGGTCGTCGTCGGGTGTCGCGGCGAGAGCCGCGGTCGTGGGCAGCGAGAGCGCGAGGACGCCCGCGACCGCCAGTATGCGTCGGTGCAAGGGGGACCGCCTTTCCTTCTGGGAAGAGCGCTCGGCACAGAACTGACGATTCATCCGAGTCGGATGCAGCGGCCGAGGCTGATAGGAGGCTATGCACCCCCTGTCGATCCCCCAAGAGGAAGATGCTCAGATGAGAGGATCCTCACGCTCGTTCAGGCGATGCGGGTCCCCGGCGGAAGGCGACGTGCCGGCGTGCGGGTGCGCGAGACGGCCCCCCACATGAGGAGCGCTGCGACGATCACCTGCCCTCCCAGACCGACGAACCAGATCGGCACAGTCGAGGCGTCCACCTCTTCCGGTGTGGCCCCGGACTGATCGGGATCGCAGTCGCTGTAGACGTAGTCGAGATCCGGGGCGATCTGAGACTGCCTCACGGCGTATTTCACCTGGCCGAAGAGGTCCTCCGGGTAGCCCTGACTGTTGAAGCCGGTCGGCGTCGCGTCGGCGAGGATGACGAACGGGTTCGCCGCGAGCACCCACCACACGTAGTCGAAGCGCGGCACCCGCGACGTCGTGGGCTGACCGTCGTCGCGGCAGACCTGCTCCGCGGGGGTGGACGCGCAATTCGAGGAGCCGTCTATGCAGAGCGGTGCCCCGGTGGTCTCGTCGTACTGGAGCGCCTCGTAGCGCTCCACGCGTTCCGAGGAGAAGCTCGCTCCGATCAATCCGAACGCGATCGGAGTGCCGATCGTGAGCGCCGCCACGACGAGGTAGGTCGCTGCGACCGAGAAGAGCGGACGGGCGAGCACACCGCTGATGGCCGTTCCGATGGCGGCGACGACGCCCGTCTCGATCACCAGGATCGCCGTCGATGCGACCACGGTGATCGGCTGCACCCCACCGCCGAAGGTGGCGATGACGAGGAAGGGCACCGCGACGGCGGCGAAGGTCAGTCCGGTCAGCCATGCGGCGAGGAACTTCCCGAGGACGATCTCGAGCGTCGTGGCCTGGGTGACCTGGAGCGGTGCGAGGGTCGCGGCATCCCGATCGCCGTTGATCGAATTGCCGCTGAGGGTGGGCGACACGAGAACGACCAGCAGAAGGGTCACGAGGACGACGACGGAGTACACACCGGGACCGGTGTCCTCCTGCCATGTGAACGAGAGGAAGGCGAGCGCCGTCGTCCCGACGAGGACGAGGGCGAAGACGCCGAGCAGGACGTACCAGGAGACGGTCCGGATGCGCTGGGTCAGATCGAGCCGGGCGATGGTCCACAGGCGCGAGGCGTTCATCGCGCACCTCCTTCGAGGTCGAGGAAGGTGTGTTCCAGGATGCCGCTGGCCGCCGAGAACTCCGCGACCGGCAGGCCTGCCGAGACGAGGGCGGTGAGGCCCGCCGCGGCCGCGGCGTCGCCCGCGAAGCTCAGGAGGACGTCGCGCCGGTCGACGGGGATCGTCGCGACGTCGAGCCCGAGTGCCTGGGCGACGGGGAGCGCGGCAGCGACGGCATCCCGGTCGGCGAGACGCACCCGCCAGGTGCGCGCACGCCCCGCCGCCTCTGCGACCCGCTCCGAACTGACCGTCTCCCCCTGCATCATGAAGACGGCATCGTCGACGACCTCTTCGAGCTCGGAGAGGATGTGGCTGGAGACGAGCACGGTGCGTCCCTCCGCCGCGAGGGAACGCAGCAGCAGACGCAGATCGATGCGCGCCTGCGGATCCAACCCGGATGCCGGCTCATCGAGCAGCAGCACGCGCGGGTCGTGCACGAGCGCGCGAGCGAGACCGAGGCGCTGCTTCTGCCCCCGCGAGAGCACACGCGCGGGGGCGTCGCCGAGCGTCTCGAGACCCACTGTCGTGAGCAGCTCCGAGGCGCGCGACACCGCTGCGGCCTGGCTCAGCCCGGAGAGCCGTCCCGTGACGGTGATCGTCTCGCGCGCGGAGAGCGACGGCCACGCGCCGAGGCTGTCCGGCATCCAGCCGAGCTGCGCGCGCGCTTTCGCGGGCTCGGCGACCGGATCCACCCCGGCGATGCGGATCGTGCCCGCGTCCGGCGCGAGAAGGGAGGCCAGCATGAGCAGCAGGGTCGTCTTGCCCGCGCCGTTGGGTCCCACGAGTCCGGTGACTGCGCCTTCGGGCGCCTGGAAGGTGACGTCGCGGACGGCGTGGACGTTCCCGAAGGATCGTCGCACCCCCTCGGCGACGATGCCGGCACTAGTCATAGGGCTCACCCTAGGGGGTAGCTGTGTCCGATCCGGGAACGGTGCGCCATGCCCGGAGGTTCAGGAGTCCGAACACCAGCAGAAGCGCGGACGCGCCCACGGGCGCCCACAGAGCGGTCGCCGAACCCGCGGACTCCGCCAGCGAGCCGACCACCATGCTCGACAGCGCCTGCCCGACGACGACCGATGAGCCGAGCACCGCCATGACGGTGGCCTCCCGCCCGCGCGGCGAGCGCGCCGCCGCGAGCGCGTAGAGGGTCGCGAGCGTCGGACCGATGCCGCAGCCGGCGAGCGCGAGGGCCCACCCCATCGACACCGCCCCGGTGGCGCCGGCGGCGAGGACCGCGCCGACGACGAGGACGGCCGTGAACGCGATCCACCGCCACGGCAGCGAGAAGCGGCGCGGCAGGATCCCGACGGCGAGGGCGAGGACCGCCGACCCGATTCCCATGATCCCGTAGAGGATGCCGGTCTGCTCCGGGAATCCGCCCTCGTCCGCGAACGCGGTGAGCGAGGTCAGCATCGAGCCGAAGAAGAGGCCGGTCGCGAAAGTGCCTCCGGCGGCCAGCAGGATGCCGGGCCGCGCGATGCTCCGCGCGGGCTCGCGCTCGGCCGCCCCATCTGCGTAGCCCGCGGTGCGCGCCGTCGGGTGCAGGGCGAAGGCGGTGACGAACACGAGAGTCAGACCGGCGGCGGCGAGAACCGGAGCGGCCGGCGTCGCAGCGATGGCGACGACCCCGACGAGGACCGGGCCGAAGACGAAGACGATCTCGTCGACGGCGGACTCGTAACCCATCGTCGACTCCTGGAGCCGCCCGCGGGCGCCCCCGGCGAGCCGCATCCGTCCGATCGCACCGACGAGGCGCGCGCGCGACATCGGGGACACCTGAGGGGCCGTGGCGCCGGCGAGCGCGGAAACGAGCAAGACCAGGCCCTCGGGGGTGTCGCCGTAGGCCACGGCGACGAGTGCGACGAGGACGGCGCTCTGGACGAGCGCCGCGAGGAGCAGAACGGGCCGCTGACCCCATCGGTCGGCGGCGGCGCCGATGAGCGGGCCGGTGGCGATCGTGCCGAGACCGACCATCGCCGACGTGAGCCCGCCGACGGCGAGCGATCCGCGGGCGTCGACCACCATCGTGAGAACGCCGACCACGATCATCGCGTAGGGCAGTCGCGCGATCAGGGCGATGGCGAAGTAGCTGACCCCGATACTCGCAGCCAGGGTGCGGACCGGGCTACCGCTCTCCGCGGGGCGCACCGGAGTGGAATCGGTGAGGGGCATGTGTGACCTCCGTGTAGACGAGGCGTCGTGCCGCCTTGACTCTCCACGGATCAGGTAGTTACACGGGGTGCTGGCGCACCGGCATCCATTCTACCGATCGGTGCCTGAGCGTCCGAAGAACGCGACCCCCAGGTCGGCGTGGTCGACGAAGACCCCGTCGACGCCGGCATCCGCGATCCGCTGCCACTCCCCCTCCCAATCCCCGAACGCGGCTTTCGCCCGCCCGCGACGGAAAGGAACGGAGAGGAACGCGTTCTCGGGCCGGCACGTCCACGTGTAGACCTCGAGCCCACGCCCCTGGGCGGCGGCGACGATGCCGTCGTCCTCGAGGATGACGCGCTTGTCGAGGCTGATGCCGTCGACCTCGTGGGCGAGCCGGTCGAGCCCTGCGTGGGTCAGCTGATCCGCGTACGTCGGGGCGTCCGCTCCGCGCGTCGCGACGAGATCGTGCGGCCGGCCCTCGGCTTCGAGGAGGTAGATGTAGCGGGCCCGGATGCCGCGGTCCCGCATCCGCTGCAGGATGCCCTGCTCGAACGACTCGATCACGAGCGGGTGGTTGCCGGCATCCCATCCCGCGCGGCGCAGCTCCGCGTCGAGCAATGCCGCCACGTCGTAACCCAGCGAGGCGAAGTAGGTGGCGTGCTTGACCTCGAGGACGACGCCGATCCCCCGACCCTCACGCCGTCCAGCCGTCGCCACGAGGTCGAGGAGATCGCGCAGCCGCAGGATCGGCAGTCGATCGTCGAACTCGGCGCTCCGCGGGCGCAGCTTCGGCAGCCGCTCCCGGCAGCGGAGGGTGGCGAGCTCCTCCCAGGTGAAGTCCTCCACGAACCAGCCGGTCAGAGGTTCGCCGTCGACGTGTTTCGTCGTGCGCCGCGATGCGAACTCCGGATGCCGCGCCACGTCCGTCGTCGAACCGATCTCGTTCTCGTGCCGGATGACCGCGACGGCGTCTTTCGTGAACACGACATCCGGTTCGACCGCATCGACACCGAGGTCGAGCGCCAGCTCGTACGAGGCCAGAGAATGCTCGGGACGATACCCCGGTGCGCCTCGGTGGCCGATGACGAGCGGGCGCGTGCGAGACATGCGCTCAGGCTACCCAGCGGGTGCGTGCCCGAATGCCCTGCCGACGACGGCGTAAGAGCCTCATAGTCCTCTCACAGCGGGGCTCCCCTCGCGCGGAATCACGGTCGGATACGCTGGATCGACAGCATCGCGCTGTGAGTCGACTTTTGGAGTGAGACACACAATGGCAGCGTCCGGCAATTTCGCCTTCAACAATCCGGTCTTTCAGGAGCAGCGCCCCGGCCTGACTCCCCCGGCCGCCCAGACGAACAACGCGGCAGCCTCGCACCAGGCCGCCGACGTCGCGTCGAACGCCCGGCTCGAGGGGATGTACGCGGCTCCGACCGCGTCGTCCGCCAACACCGGCCGCATGACGGTCGAGGACACCGTCGTCAAGACAGCGGGTCTGTTCGGCATCCTTCTCGTCACCGCTCTGGTGGGCTGGTTCTGGACCCTCGGCGGTTCGCTCATGCCGACCCAGGTCGAGCCGGGCAGCCTCACGATGGCACCGTGGATCATCGGCGCGTTCGTCGGGTTCATCCTCGCCCTGGTCATCACCTTCACCTCCCGCAAGAAGGTGCGCCCCGCACTCATCTGGGCGTACGCGGCGGCTGAGGGTCTGTTCGTCGGTGGTATCTCCGCGTTCTTCGAGTTCATCTGGCCCGGCGTCGTCCTGCAGGCCACCGTCGCGACCCTCGTCGTCGTCGGTGTGACCCTCGCTCTCTTCGCCAGCGGCAAGGTCCGCGTGACCAAGAAGGCCAACAAGATCTTCATGATCGCGATGGTCAGCTACATGGTCTTCGCCCTCGTGAACCTCGTTCTCATGTGGACGGGCGTCACGAACGGCGCCTTCGGTCTTTACTCGATGAAGGTCGCCGGCATCCCCCTCGGCCTCATCATCGGCCTCCTGGTCGTCCTGATGGCGGCGTACTCGCTGGTGCAGGACTTCGACCTCGTGCAGCAGGGCGCCCGCAACGGCGCTCCCCGCGAGTTCGGCTGGATCGGCGCCTTCGGCATCATGGTCACGGTCGTCTGGCTGTACGTCGAGATCCTCCGCATGATCGCCATCCTGCGAGGCAGTAACTGATCGCACCGCGTCATACGACGCTCAGTCAGGAGGGCAGGCGGAGGACCGCGATGGTGCCCCGCGTCGGGGACGACTCCAGCGAGACGTTCGCACCGTAGGCATCCGCGAGCGACGCTGCATTGGAGAGTCCGATGCCGGTGCCCGGGATCGCCGCTTCGTGGGCGTAGGGAGCACGGTAGAAGCGCTCGAACGCGTGGAGCCGCTCTTGCTCGGTCATCCCGACGCCGTGATCCGCGACGGTCACAACGATGTCGCGGCCATCCTCGTGTGCTGACACGACGATCGTTTCTCCGCCGACAGGGGTGAACTCGACGGCGTTCCGCAGCAGCTCTTCGAGGATCGACGACAGGTCGCGGACGGCGATGCGGGCGGCGCGCTCCGGCATCGGTCCGATCCGGATGCCGATCCCCCGCTCCAGCGCGCGTGCGGCGACCTCCGTCACGGCGTGCCTCACGACCGGTCCGACGTGCGAGGCACCGGAGCGCGCTTCGACGTCCCGGGACGTCTGGCCCGCGGCGATGAGGCGCTCGACGAGGCGCAGCAGCCGCTCCGCCGACCGCTCGACGGCCTCCCAGCGCTCGGTCTCGGCGGAGCCGTTCATGAGGGCGATGTCGGTGTGCCCGAGGATGACGGTGAGCGGGGTGCGGAACTCGTGGCCGACCGTACTGAGGAAGCGGTCGCGGACCTCGACAGCGTTCACCAGATCGGTGACGTCTTGCCCGACGATCACGATGCCGACCTCGTCGCCGCCGGCGACGACGGGGCGGACGATGACCTGCATGACGCGACGGGGATCTCCACCGAACTCGACCGTGCGGGGCGCGGCGAAGTCACCCGAACGGAC
This DNA window, taken from Microbacterium sp. MM2322, encodes the following:
- a CDS encoding ABC transporter ATP-binding protein; amino-acid sequence: MTSAGIVAEGVRRSFGNVHAVRDVTFQAPEGAVTGLVGPNGAGKTTLLLMLASLLAPDAGTIRIAGVDPVAEPAKARAQLGWMPDSLGAWPSLSARETITVTGRLSGLSQAAAVSRASELLTTVGLETLGDAPARVLSRGQKQRLGLARALVHDPRVLLLDEPASGLDPQARIDLRLLLRSLAAEGRTVLVSSHILSELEEVVDDAVFMMQGETVSSERVAEAAGRARTWRVRLADRDAVAAALPVAQALGLDVATIPVDRRDVLLSFAGDAAAAAGLTALVSAGLPVAEFSAASGILEHTFLDLEGGAR
- a CDS encoding S8 family serine peptidase, which encodes MHRRILAVAGVLALSLPTTAALAATPDDDPTARFERSTSSGAIDSSFSAAAIDPDRQVSVVIEMEGDPVAVVEAEEGRSLSKRERTDVKKDLKAAQDAIRSGITQRGGKIRAQMQSAYNGIQATVPTAQLDDVAALPGVVAVHPVVRHELDNAVSVPFLGVPQVWQSTGYTGKNVKVAIIDTGIDYTHAGFGGPGTAAAYEAAAAASDQPADPALFGPKAPRVKGGIDLVGDDYDPAGTGDALVPKPDSNPLDCEGHGSHVAGTTGGSGVLPDGSTYKGPYNAKTPSVDFGIGPGVAPQADLYAVRVFGCDGSTEMTIQAIDWAVDNGMDVINMSLGSSFGTGDDPSAVAAANAVGAGVVVVASAGNSGPSPYLTGSPGSGDGVIAVSAVDSTASFPGAALTVGGKAVEAINANGASLTGLGTLKVVRLTDDPATAADESLGCAASDYTRVGVAKGGNQIAVSTRGTCARAAKAIFAQQAGAAAAVMVNSTNDLPPYEGAITENPDDATPYEVTIPFFGVRSSAGAAFVNGAAVTVKAQEIANPAFRGYASFSSSGPRSGDSSISPDVAAPGVSISSVAVGTGSDSAVLSGTSMAAPHVAGVAALTVQAHPTWDTEQISAALVSTADPKGVAGIDPTRGGVGLVDTAQAVATKVTATGDSFRTDSGRMREAALSFGFDESTDTLGGTKKVTVRNDGTKPVTYRVSTAPSAQSLKAKVTTNTKSVTVRPGRTKTVNVSVSIPASSVPSSLDGDDQFSFSEVSGDVVLTAAGSTLRVPYLLVPRSNSDVTVKGALSTRGRVTDGDRALELRNREGALDAAADVYTWGLSDKRDAPKAITDTGYDLRAAGVQSFATAEGDPLAVFAINTFSRWSNAASNEFDVVIDSDRDGKPDWVVLSYDSGAVRAGDVDGVAEVFVQNVKTGELVPSGFLSQAPTDSSTILLPVNLADLGITGPFTYSVQSFSGTTDGSDAFAGTATYDPSKPAFSNGQYEVVPKGGKASVTVRTSASAYAAQKPLGAMVVVVDNASGADEALLVKTQ
- a CDS encoding MFS transporter, with product MPLTDSTPVRPAESGSPVRTLAASIGVSYFAIALIARLPYAMIVVGVLTMVVDARGSLAVGGLTSAMVGLGTIATGPLIGAAADRWGQRPVLLLAALVQSAVLVALVAVAYGDTPEGLVLLVSALAGATAPQVSPMSRARLVGAIGRMRLAGGARGRLQESTMGYESAVDEIVFVFGPVLVGVVAIAATPAAPVLAAAGLTLVFVTAFALHPTARTAGYADGAAEREPARSIARPGILLAAGGTFATGLFFGSMLTSLTAFADEGGFPEQTGILYGIMGIGSAVLALAVGILPRRFSLPWRWIAFTAVLVVGAVLAAGATGAVSMGWALALAGCGIGPTLATLYALAAARSPRGREATVMAVLGSSVVVGQALSSMVVGSLAESAGSATALWAPVGASALLLVFGLLNLRAWRTVPGSDTATP
- a CDS encoding PAS domain-containing sensor histidine kinase, which translates into the protein MIERSRTQPYAQFLLAAASLIVVLVLGTIDGARVTPLLLAGFGVIVLSTAAMTAVWLVQPTRNTQWLAAVPLLQIVACVPLRDGGTDVLPSASMLIIFPLGWLAFAFPPVVTAVGVVLTALGPITHALSSGGFDSASEIVSVVALPIISALVAVTVSLVARDLARMRATMQSVSTELDHALRLSGRDTAMLRATLDATDNAVAVFGPDGRAILLNAVAAEISGRSGIDDVDRDGFASLIWRADPSMPAEATSADFVERVRSGDFAAPRTVEFGGDPRRVMQVIVRPVVAGGDEVGIVIVGQDVTDLVNAVEVRDRFLSTVGHEFRTPLTVILGHTDIALMNGSAETERWEAVERSAERLLRLVERLIAAGQTSRDVEARSGASHVGPVVRHAVTEVAARALERGIGIRIGPMPERAARIAVRDLSSILEELLRNAVEFTPVGGETIVVSAHEDGRDIVVTVADHGVGMTEQERLHAFERFYRAPYAHEAAIPGTGIGLSNAASLADAYGANVSLESSPTRGTIAVLRLPS
- a CDS encoding glycerophosphodiester phosphodiesterase family protein, with translation MSRTRPLVIGHRGAPGYRPEHSLASYELALDLGVDAVEPDVVFTKDAVAVIRHENEIGSTTDVARHPEFASRRTTKHVDGEPLTGWFVEDFTWEELATLRCRERLPKLRPRSAEFDDRLPILRLRDLLDLVATAGRREGRGIGVVLEVKHATYFASLGYDVAALLDAELRRAGWDAGNHPLVIESFEQGILQRMRDRGIRARYIYLLEAEGRPHDLVATRGADAPTYADQLTHAGLDRLAHEVDGISLDKRVILEDDGIVAAAQGRGLEVYTWTCRPENAFLSVPFRRGRAKAAFGDWEGEWQRIADAGVDGVFVDHADLGVAFFGRSGTDR
- a CDS encoding ABC transporter permease gives rise to the protein MNASRLWTIARLDLTQRIRTVSWYVLLGVFALVLVGTTALAFLSFTWQEDTGPGVYSVVVLVTLLLVVLVSPTLSGNSINGDRDAATLAPLQVTQATTLEIVLGKFLAAWLTGLTFAAVAVPFLVIATFGGGVQPITVVASTAILVIETGVVAAIGTAISGVLARPLFSVAATYLVVAALTIGTPIAFGLIGASFSSERVERYEALQYDETTGAPLCIDGSSNCASTPAEQVCRDDGQPTTSRVPRFDYVWWVLAANPFVILADATPTGFNSQGYPEDLFGQVKYAVRQSQIAPDLDYVYSDCDPDQSGATPEEVDASTVPIWFVGLGGQVIVAALLMWGAVSRTRTPARRLPPGTRIA
- a CDS encoding Bax inhibitor-1/YccA family protein; the protein is MAASGNFAFNNPVFQEQRPGLTPPAAQTNNAAASHQAADVASNARLEGMYAAPTASSANTGRMTVEDTVVKTAGLFGILLVTALVGWFWTLGGSLMPTQVEPGSLTMAPWIIGAFVGFILALVITFTSRKKVRPALIWAYAAAEGLFVGGISAFFEFIWPGVVLQATVATLVVVGVTLALFASGKVRVTKKANKIFMIAMVSYMVFALVNLVLMWTGVTNGAFGLYSMKVAGIPLGLIIGLLVVLMAAYSLVQDFDLVQQGARNGAPREFGWIGAFGIMVTVVWLYVEILRMIAILRGSN